The sequence cttaaacctgaatacgCACCAACTCATGAGGACTTTGTCACCGTTTTTGAGATTGTAAAAATGtgcaaagtttcctgtgaggggttAGTTTAGGTGAAGgttgatagaaaatacagtttgtgcagtaaaaaaaacattaccccTATGGAGAGTCCCTACAAGGATGAACCAGTGAGccagacatgtgtgtgtgtctgtgtgtgtgtgtgtgttggggagaATGTAGCTGTAAcaatttctgtttgttttgaggTTTGTTTTAAAGATCTTGTGTCAAAAGTTAAATTGAACGAACTCCTGTTTCTTCTAGTAGGGATTTTGTATTTTTGAACACCCCTTAAATGAATCCTCTAAACCAAAGGTGATCACTAAATTCAGTATACACCATCTTGAAACACAAAACTTATCAAAagagttttaatttaattcatcgtCCAGCAGATATGGCCCAAAATATGGGTTGTGACCTATAATGACCTTTTGGCCTAATTCTTGTGAACACAATGTCCAAACTTCACAAACTTGTTATACGTGAGCAACAGGACATTATGAAGAAACACAGGATTTCATACATTTCTGCTCCTTCGGAGGGTTACAGTAATTTCTGAATGATCAGCTGTTCACATCAAAATCATTGACAGTGAAGGGCTGTGATACTGATGCTGTCCACTATAGGAAGCACACAGGAAAACATTCTaagttgataataaaaaaaaatggtttacagTATTTTAACATCATTAATGAATAATGTATTGGTGAATTAGGAGTTTATGACTGTATGGAGACGGACACACATAAGGCATTACTATGAGACAGTAATTCACTGCTAAATGGTCCTTCAGTTTATTCTTCAGGAATGTAGGCATCAGTGCCTAACCTAATAACAAATAACCTTTGAAATGGTTAAAGGAaacatttaataacaataaagtctaataaaacattacattttacaacaacaaaaataataatgttaactgTCAAGAACaactgtctttttatttatttttattattattattatcttgccTCTTTGATTTCttcttatttgtgtgtgtgtgttttgttgttaggAGAGACATGGTTTTCAGGACACGTGCAGTTAATCAAACAACTCAAATACTAAACCAAACCAAGCAATATGTTCCACTGGTTTGGTTTCACATCTTTACTTCACAACTAATATGATGTTCAGtttataaatagataaaaataactaaattccTCTATAGCTCAGAACAGTTAAAGGCTTCAGTGAAATTGCTGTCCTCTGAATGGTTCAGTCAAGCTCTACAGTATCTCTAATTTGATTCATCATCTCAAGACCCTCATGATAAAATGCTGTAAGAATAATTTTGAtccgtctatatatatatatatatatatatatatatatatatatatatatatatataccggatcacaaaaccagttttaagtcgctggggtatatttgtcaaaattaatgatttttcttttatgacataaaataattaagatattaagtaaagatcatgttccatgaagataatttgtaaatttcctactgttaatataataaaacttaattttcgattagtaatatgtattaaGAATTCATTTACTTAAGaagactgtttttattaatatcattacactttatttatcaagtcaagtcaagtcacctttatttatatagcgctttaaacaaaatacattgcgtcaaagcaactgaacaacattcattaggaaaacagtgtcaataatgcaaaaatgatagttaaaggcagttcatcattggattcagtgatgtcatctctgttcagttaaatagtgtctgtgcatttatttgcaatcaagtcaacgatatcgctgtagatgaagtgaccccaactaagcaagccagaggcgacagcggcaaggaaccgaaactccatcggtgacagaatggagaaaaaaaccttgggagaaaccaggctcagttgggggggccagttctcctctgaccagacgaaaccagtagttcaattccaggctgcagcaaagtcagattgtgcagaagaatcatctgtttcctgtggtcttgtcctggtgctcctctgagacaaggtctttacaggggatctgtatctggggctctagttgtcctggtctccactgtctttcagggatgtagaggtcctttctaggtgctgatccaccatctggtctggatacgtactggatccgggtgactgcagtgaccctctgatctggacacagactggatctggtggcaaaggaaaggaaaaggatctgccacccgcagttgattttgatattctaggtattatcaaattgcctgagttttgagaacgtagcggacgtagaggattataatgtaaatggagctcattcaaatactgaggtgctttctaaggaaagattgtgatcaaatagcacacctaggtttctaactgatgatgaagaattgacagagcaaccatcaagtcttagacagtgttctaggttattacaagctgagtttttaggtcctataatcaacacctctgttttttcagaatttagcagtaagaaattactcgtcatccagttttttatatcgactatgcaatccattagtttttcaaattggtgtgtttcaccgggccgcaaagaaatatagagctgagtatcatcagcataacagtgaaagctaacaccatgtttcctgatgatatctcccaagggtaacatataaagcgtgaagagtagcggccctagtactgagccttgaggcactccatactgcacttgtgatcgataggatacatcttcattcactgctacgaactgatggcggtcatataagtacgatttaaaccatgctaatccacttccactgatgccaacaaagtgttcaagtctatgcaaaagaatgttgtggtcaattgtgtcaaacgcagcactaagatccaataaaactaatagagagatacacccacgatcagatgataagagcagatcatttgtaactctaagaagagcagtctcagtactatgatacggtctaaatcctgactggaaatcctcacatataccatttttctctaagaaggaatataattgtgaggataccaccttttctagtatcttggacagaaaagggagattcgagattggtctataattaactatttctttggggtcaagttgtggttttttgatgagaggcttaataacagccagtttgaaggttttggggacatatcctaatgacaatgaggaattaataatagtcagaagaggatctatgacttctggaagcacctcttttaggagcttagatggtatagggtctaacatacatgttgttggtttagatgatttaacaagtttatacaattcttcctctcctatggtagagaatgagtggaactgttcctcagggggtctatagtacactgtctgatgtgatactgtagctgacggctgaatggttgcaattttatctctaatagtatcgattttagaagtaaagtagttcataaagtctttactgctgtggtgttgggaaaagtcaacacttgttgaggctttatttttcattagtttagccactgtattgaataaatacctggggttatgtttgttttcttctaaaagagaagaaaagtaatcggatctagcagtttttaattattttctgtaggataggttactttccggccaagcaatacaaaatacctctagtttggtctTCCTCCATGCTTggatttattctgtgaaaccttaacCTTAATCACCAAACAGTCATGAAAACTGTCACAGtgtaaaacattacattaattgtGGTGATTTTAATGCAAATCTTCAAATTAGCATGACTTTATAGGAATCCCCCAGGAACACATAAATGTGAAATTCATCATATTTACTTATTCTCTTTTCTGAGAGACAACAGTGAAATTAACACGCACAATTGCATCGTCGAAAGtggttatttaaatgatgtttgtATGTGATGATTGCGGCGCTGTCTGTGGTCACTTGTGCAGCCAGCTGGCTCTGATATTTCAATATAGTGATGAAATAAAATTGCCTGCATTCAACTTCTATTTCCAAATTGATAAGATGAATACCAATCAGCCTTCATGTAATCAACCACgatgtttgcatttatttctgCCTATTATGTGATTAGACTGTGAACTATTTAGGAGAAAAACTACTTTTTGGAAACTACAGATTGAAAGCCACTAGCTAATGATCCAAGCACacaatgaggtcatgtgacagtaTGCAGTACGTATGCTAGTATTATACGCAGAACTTTCCAAGTGTCATCTTTAAATCTGTTCTAATTTAAGATTtagatatcttttttttaatcaatgtctTGTTAAAATAAACTCATGGTGCTTTCatattaaaaacatcacagtggAAGGGTTCTCATTTGCATGTTTGGtgacaaacaaaaacaagtcAAATGTACACTTGTAAAAATAGTTTAATGCGTGTGATCCGGGGCTAACTGGGTGAAGACGGGTTCTACCAGTATTGAACTGCAGTTAATTCATGATTTACAACATGGGGGTGGAAAGTACACATTCTGTcacattattatattgtgatCCTACAGACATCACATGATTAATCCAGAATTGATCAATATTATTAATCATAAAAAAGTCACACCAAAACTATGACATACAAACACATCATACACAATTCTAAACGTGATCTCTAGCCAGAGACAAAATACAGTATCatgatttaaaagaagaaaacttTCTGTACATGGTTATCTTGCTTAGAACAAAAGGAAAAACAAGTTcagaaaacaactaaaaataaagtacaattcACAGGTTTGTGTGTCCCGATTACTTTGACTTCCTTCGTTTTGCCTGCGTGGGACTGGCTCCAGTGTTCGATTCTTGAAAGACAGAAGAAACAAAAGATAAGTTAGtcatcaaaaacatttatttcagcaCTTGTGGTAAACTGTCTGGTGAAAAACGGCGGATATTTTCTCCTTTTAAAGATTCTTGTCGAAAAAGAAACACCACCAATACTTTACAGACAGAAACATCTATTATTGGAGCAAACTATTTCCGTACTGTTCAGAATATAAAACAGGGTTTTCTTAATTGGAAATAGATTTGGAAAAATGGGGTCATCTTATTTACAGGGTCAATAACTCTACATGTCAATACATCCGTAACAATAGGTGGCGCCGATTACTAGTAAAATGAGAGCACCTCCCTGAACGGAAGAGACCCACTAAGGTTTATATTGCTCTACTGTGTTATGACATGTAGCTCAGAGTTTCTCAACTAGTGGGTCACCAACCAAAAGAGGGTTACAAGAGGGCCACGGAGTGGACAgccaaagaaacaacaacaaacttAGTTTTTCTAATGCGATAGTTTTATTTTAAGACATGCGTGAAAGATGTTGACACTTCTGTCAGATGCAGTTTAGGagtgctttattttaataatttagtaattATTTAAATACCTAACACAAATTTAGTTAATCTTAAATGGTATAATAATGAAGTGATGACTGGACGTCTAACCTGTACCTTTTCCTGTGTTGGAGGACGCTGAGCCTGGCCTAGCAGCTCTTTTTCTCTGGCCATTGTCGGATGCTTCCTCCTCAGGTTCCTTGTCTGTTCGTGAGCTTCGTCGACTAGGACCTTTGGCTTTCTCAGTAGTGGCCCTTGTATCCCTGGAGAAGGAACAAAGGGCaatagggataaaaaaaaaaaaaaagttcaaaatgcTGTGGAGAGGAGTCTGTTTGCATGCTACATATATTCTCTAGTTTTCTTTGGAAATCTATTGTTTTCAATGGTCTTAAAACTGAAGAAAATGAGCACATCTGGGCCCTGTACAACTGAGGAATTCACACTTGCTGTTTTTCCTCATCTACCACAGATAACGTCCGTCCTGTTCATGACCGTTTTACTAAACGGCCACGCTGCCCCGTGCACGGACCCGTGCAGGGAATCTACAGGTCTGCTATATACATACCTTGGGGCTAAGATGACGGGCGTCTTTCTTTTCTTTGCCCATCTGTTATAGAAGTGGAAAAACAGCGGTAAACTGCTTTGATGCTGAACAACATTTTTGCCTCCTTCCCCATATTTGAGTAATGATCAAGAAAAAGAATGATTTCATGAATCATTCCATGATTATTAGTGTTCATGAGGGTGAGTTCATTCAGATGATCCAATAAAACTGATcttcaataaataaaatcaacCTTGATTGAAATACAATTGACAAATGTATTCGTTAAAAATGTTaagaataaaatttaaatgatggtgaaaaaaaactgaaaaacagtCAGTCTTCACAACTAATGCTGAACATGAAGTTTATAAAATTATTGAAGAAAGAACATTACATATTGCCTTACCCTTGTTCTGCTGCAGTGCTAACCCCTTGTCCTGTAAATAAAGACAACTCAAATTAGTTGTGTTAAACACTGACTGTGCACAGTGTTTCTCTGTTTGTCCACTTCAGGCTTTATCCCTGGGAGTTCCTCTGAGCCAAGCTGGTGCAAAGCAGAGTCAGACTAGAGAAACAGTTTTGGTCAAAGCATGCTTCACATCATCTTTAATACGATTAGCATATGCTAAAGTCCAAAGTATACTTCTAACCACATTATACTTTGTATGCTTAGGTCACACATGCCCATTGATTTGTTTTGCGTGAATTAGTTGTTCCACAAAGTTGCAACGATGCCCGTTGTATTCACGGTCAAAAAATAAATGGAAGAGGTGGAACAACAGCAAACTTCCAAAGACCAAACACTTGAGTGagtagctttgtgaaattatgctacataaaactaaataaaagcagACGGGCTGAATGAGacgcaaattcactctctgacagcaggaggCACTTATGGAACAGCAGTGATACAGCTTTTcattggttaccgctgtaaacaaagctgcATTAACATGCATTATACAGAGAGAAGATGAAAAGTAAATAGCATTTACATTTTCGTAAGTCAGTCAGTCAATGCATTTGGTCACATGCATAGGTATACTTAAGTTGGATCATATAGGACCAGGGGCGCCATaaaggtgggggtgggggggttgttAGAACGATTCCAAGGGCCCTTGTTCATGGGGCCCAGAAGCCATAGCGCCGCCCCTGCATGTGACTACCACTTGCATGGgtaaaaataagattttattaaaGCATTTACCAGCTTGGGCACATGAAGCTTGGTCTTCTTGTGGAGCTTCAGGATGAactgtgtaattaaattaaaagaatatCTTCGAATTAAAAATCATAAACATGACATGACAGGACAACTAACGAAATTGCCTTGATACCATCAAGTAGTTACCTGAGATGCTAGGAGCATCAATAATTGCTTCTTTTGTTTCAGCTGAGTCAGGTACACTAGTGTCTGCCAATGTAGAAGGCTGCTGTTCCCCAGAGAGTTGTGCAAGTGTTGCAGTGGAGGAGCCGGAAGTTGTAGTGGGAGGTCCTGGAGCAGCAGTGGGTGCAGAGACAGAATCTGCAGGCAAACTAGTGGATGGTGAAGAAGTAGCAACAGGACTAGACAGGTGAACCATCCCAGGGGTAGAGGCTGGGGGCGGCATTTTAGACGATGGTGTAGATGTAGGGACTGGAGAATGAGTGGGTGCAGGTTTAGGAGAAGACACTTTTGGAGGAAGTGCAGATTGCTGAGACGCTATTTGAGCAGCTGGAACAGTCACTGTAGCAGTGGGCTGGAGTGCGGATACCGTTTCAGATGTAACTGCACAAGAAGCTTGAGTTGGGGCAACATCCAGAGACTTTCCTATATGAGTGACAGGGTTTCGCTCTTTTTGATCATCAGCACTGCTCGAAGATATGCTGGGTGTGGTACTTTTGCTTACAACAGTCTGGACTGGACTGCTTTTGGCTAACATTGTTGTTGTAGACAGGGGACTTCTGCGTGAAACAGCCGTAGCCCCTGGGCTAGAGCAAGCAGGTGGAGAAGCCAATAGCTGCTGAAAGGGTGAGGACTTGCCAGAATGTAACACCGTCTGCCCAACAGGACTAGATTTCGGGCCACTAGCATTAGAGACACCCTCCTGTTTTGGAACTCCAGGACTTGGCTGTTGAGGTGACGGTACTACGTTTACAGGGGAAGCCTGACTTGCAGGTACTTGAACCTGAAGCTGCCCAATGACAGTGCGGCTCTGCTGAGTGGCAGCTATGCTTACAGCAGGTGAGTTTGTCAGCATAGATGTTGATGgtggtgcagagggtggtgatgTAGTTGACACCTGGGTAGGAGTAAGTTGGATATTTGCAGAGACTATGGTGACAGGCTGAGACATGACGTTAGTACTTGATGGAACAGTCGTAGCTTGAAATATTGAATACACAGGTCCTGTGATGAACTGTGGACGCATTTGGGTAGGATTTTGTTGACGGACATCAGGaggtcttatatttttattgggtACTGCTAGTACCTTAGAAACAACAGCAGGAGGAACGACAGAAGCCGTGTTGGTAGCAGAGCTAATGGGATTAGAGGTTACAAAGACTGTGATCTGATTTTGTGGAGTTTGTGCTGATGAGATGGGCCTTTGCAAGACCGTTTGAGAGGCATTTGAGATTGGTATAAGATTGTGATTTGAACTTACTGAAGAATTGGGAACTGAAGTAAGGCTTAAGAGCACAGTTTGGTTTGAACTAACACTTGATACAGCACTGACAGACTGCAGGTTTGCACTGCTACTGGCTACAGTATTTGGACTTGATACTGAAGCAGATTTAGGTTTCTGATCAATTTCCCTTGAAGACAAAGTGGTACCAATATTTGTGCTCTGTGAGACAACAGGATTAGGTTGGTTCTCCTGTGCTGGTGGAGCATGAGGGCTTTCTTTCTGCACAGGTTCTCCACCCACTTGAGGAATATTTTGAGATTTCACTGACAAAGATGGGTTTCCTGTATTGTCTAATAGCTGATTCAGAGACGTTGGAGCATCTCTAAATGCTGGTGATACAGCAGAGCCAAGGTCATGTTGTGGTGTTGTCCGAGGCTGTTGCTTATCTTCAGCACGCTGTTCAACCAAATTGTTAGGCTCTTGCCGTCTGGGTTCCTGAGACGAAACCCGAGGGCTTGCCATTTTAAAAGCAGTCTGCTCTCTTAACTGACCTGCCTGGTGCTGCTCTGCTTGTGTAGTCACTACCTGGCCATCTCTAACTGTATCGGCAATAACAGGTATGGTTTGCTGAGAATTTAAACTCTGCTGTGATTCTCCAGGACCTGCTGATGACAAAGATGCAGAGGTAGTTGGGAGCACTGATTTGGGACTAACCATCATGTTCTGTGGACTAACCCTCATTTGCTGTGGATGTGGAGGTGATGTCAGTGATGTTTTGGCACCCTTCTGTCTTCCTGGGCTTGGGGTGGCAGCTTTTCTATTTGAGGCAGGACTGGATCTTCGACTATTACTGGGACTACCTCTTTTAGCTTGCCCAATACCGCTCTGTTTGTCGTGTTTTCCTCCGGAGCTTACCATGCCACCACCTGATGGATAAGACTGTGGGCCATTATTGTTTCCACTGGTATTATTGTTGACAGGAAGATTTGCTAGGTTGGGCGGAGCCTGGCCAATTGCTTTAAGTGTAGTTGGGTTAAGACCTTGCTGATCAAAGCCTCGATTAAGGTTCGGCTGCCGCGGTGGCAGAGGAATGTTAATTTTTGGAGGGAAAAGGCCAGCAATAGAGGCATTCAGTCTCTCAGGGGACAGATTTATTTCAGAGGGTTCAGTACTAGGTGGACGGTTGGTTGGAGTTAAAGGGTGGTGATATGGTCGGGGACTGGCTCGGTTAGGTGTTTTAGGGCGAGAACTCTGGGaagttgcaggagagcttgaaaAGTGAATATTATGAGAGCCAGCCATTGCTGTCACTTGCTGGGACTGCTGTTGGGGACTTGCTCCTGGCTGGTGGGGCACTGATAAAGGCACAGATTTCATTAAATGAGTATTTGAACCTTGATTGGGAATCAATGGTTGATTTCCATTTCCTGATTGCTGACCAATTTCTAGGGGTACCCGGTCCTGCATGCTATGATTTCCAGGGGTTTCCTCTGGTGGTGTTGGTTGTCCAACCTCTGAATGGGGTGTTCTTCTTGCTGGTCCAGTGAGAGGTGGATTAACCATAAGTGGCATTCCTCTGGCTTTATCAGGAGAAGGTGGAACACCTCCATGGCCTTGAAGATCGATCATTACAGGCATGTTGCCTGGCTGTGATACAGGCATTCTCTGAGAAGGATCATTAGTATTGGCTAAACCCTTTGGCATGTGTCCACCTTGCTGTAGTGGCATTCGATTCTTAGCTTCTTGTTGCATTTTAAGCATCATcatcatttgttgttgttgttgttgctgctgctgctgatgttgttgttgctgttgtgcctgttgttgttgctgttgtgccTGTTGTTGTTGCTGTGACTGCAGTTGCTGTTGGAGGTGCTGCGGTGGtggttgatgttgttgttgcatCTGCATTGACTGCTGTGAATGAATCTGTGTCTGGACATGATGGGGTCCTTGTGATGTTCCAGCTTGACCTTGAGGACCCTGCATACTCTGCATTTGCATTTGTTGCTGTTGCATTTGCTGCTGCTGGATCTGTTGATGCTGTTGCTGCatctgttgctgctgctgttgctgtaactgctgctgttgttgcatttgttgcatctgttgctgctgctgttgttgctgttgttgtaactgctgctgttgctgcattTGTTGCATCTGTTGCTGCTGTTGTGGGGGCAAAAACTGCATAGGCATCTGCTGTAATACCCTTTGATCTCCGGACTGTCCAGGCAGACCTAAAAACAAAatggtaaataaatgaaaattctctaattaaattaatgtataaaCAATAAATAGTCAAAAGTCATTAAATCATTTACCTTGTCGATTAGTGAATTCAGAAAGTTTAGAGTTAGAGTCAATGCCAGACCCTTGATCACTACCCAGCCCTTGCATCTCTACTTCTTCCATTCCATGAGGCAGTGAATCCAGACCACTAAGGAAGACACATTTATCAAACTTTGTAGTTATATTCAACAGTGCAACAGAGTTATTTACTCTAaataacttacaaaaaaaaatatcaaagaaTAAAAAGCATTTACCTCAGATTGTCAATAGGCTGTTGTCCTTCCTCTACTTTTGGCTTCTTCTTACGAGGAGGTTTCTTCTTTTTAGGCTTGACCTGGTTCGCAGCACCCGCACCTGTTCCTTGCTTCCCACCAGGACCAAACTGACTGGCAGAAATATCACTTTGGAGAAGATTTACTAATAAGGGACTAGTTAGTGTCACATCCTTGTTCACTGGAAATCCACCTGCTTGGCCACATGGGCCTCCCATTGGCATCTGACCAGCAAACTGAGGATTGAAGGACATACCATGACCAGGAAAATTACCATTGCCAACCTGTAAATGTTGAGAACTCCCCAACATAccctgctgttgctgctgattcTGCAGGTCTGGAACCATCTGCTGGCTGATATCAGCATTTCCATTACTATCTCCTAACTGATGTTGCTGCTGCAGAATcacctgttgttgtttttgctgaaGCTGTTGTTGTACTAAATGATGACTTCCTGGAAGACGCATTTGAGGCCCATGCATCCCTAATGCTTGGTTGGGGTTGCCATTTATTGGAATTTGTTGAGACTGTTGTTGTACCATTTGCTGATGGGGTTGCTGTagctgttgttgctgctgttgcATTTGTAACTGTTGTGGCTGCTGGTGTTGCAGTTGTAGTTGCTGCTGTTGTAACTGCTGTTGTTGTAgttgctgttgctgttgttgcAAATGAGCCATTTGTTGTTGCTGATGCTGTTGCGGAATCATCTGTTGCTGACCCATCTGAGATTGAAACTGCGGCATATTACCTTGGATACTAGGTGAAGGACCTCTCATTATCTGGCCTTGCATTACTCCGGGTTGACCTTTTGGGCCAAAGGCCTGCTTGTTACCCTGTATCTGACTAGCTACCATGTGTTCCATCATAGCATTTtgctgttgctgctgttgttgctGCTGAAGCAATAATGCCTGATGTCCCTGTCCTCCAACAAGCTGGTTTTGGCTCTGCATGATCCCTTGACCTTGTGGTGGCATCATTTGCTTAGGAGGGGTCATTCCTCGCTGCCCAGTATTCACTGGCCTGGATAAAACAGTCTGGCCCCCTGTTTGGTTTTGCACCATTTGACTTTGGGTAGAAGCTACAACCTGTGTTTGATGCTGTGATTGTGGTACACCCATCATTTGAGTCTGAAGACCTTGCTGAGGTTGCCCCATACTACCACCTGAGGTGGTGCCTGGGGGTTGGGCTGGCATGCCACTGTGGTGGGTCATTCCAGCACCTTGAAGGGGATTTGACTGCATGTGGTTTGGCGCTGAGGCTGATGACTGGACACCTATAATGAGATTTTAAGATGTGTTGAAAATTCTCTATACTAGACAAAACTTCATATTAGAACAGAAGTTTAAAAACGGCATTAAAACAATCCACACATCTTACCAGAGTTCGCCATgctctgactattttgtagttgGGGTGTACCACCTGCCCCAGCAGTAGTAACCTGTCCTTGTCCAAAATTCTGATTAACAGGAGCATTTGGGAAACCCATTGGCATTCGTTTAGGCATACCTGCAATATATACACATGAATTTATTCAAATACAggtaaccaaataaataatacattatcaCTTTTACCTTAAGAATGTCAGCATGTAAAATGCTGAAAACATACCTCCCATTCCACCTTGAGGAACCTGTCCATGTTGTGGAATACTCATAAAGCCAGGCTGAATGTTTCCTTGCTGGCCCATCACAGCTCTTCCTGGAGATCCAACACCTTGTGGGAAACCCTGAGGGGTTGTGGGACGCGGACCAAGTTGCCCCTGTCCCATCATTGGAGGTGTTCCAGGTGAACCCTGTTGAAAAGGTGATGATGACGAACCAGGGGACTTAGCTGCAAGACTTCCTTGTGGGGCAGATGAGAGAGGCAAAGGAGGAGGCGCTCTTGAGACAACTACACCTGGTGCTCCCTGAGGGCCTTTGGGCTGAGGGGTTGCAAACTGGTTTGCCCCTGTCTGCTGTGGTTGCAACTGATGCTGTGCCATTGTATTGAAAACCTGTCCAGCCTGCTGGCTTCCAAACGGATATGGTGGTGGTGGATGATTGGGCGTCTGAACAGATGTTAAAGAGGGTTGACGCTGTCCCATTTGTGGTTGTGGTGGGGCTTTCCTCCAACCTGGTCCCATAGGACCCTGGACAGGTGGTGGTTGGAGAACTCCAGAGGGCAACTGGTTCCAGCCAGGAGGTATAGGCATCTGGTTGGAGGGGTTGAAAGGACCACGTGCACCACCTAGTTGGGCCATCTGaacctgctgttgttgttgttgttgatgttg is a genomic window of Carassius carassius chromosome 46, fCarCar2.1, whole genome shotgun sequence containing:
- the LOC132129247 gene encoding nuclear receptor coactivator 6-like isoform X1, which translates into the protein MAHQLCLDAQSPRAVPLTDHDSGVEDGDDGSCSPTTTSTIFVAFKGNMNDEDFQEKLDTILHGMPDMLLLGTQRLEPERVEPWNSVRVTFNIPREAAERLRLLAQNNQQQLRDLGILSVQIEGEGAINVAVGQGRSQEVRVNGPLGAPVQMRMDVGFPMQQGQAGMRMNNPSVSMMPPGANMAAQGMVPNSGAPMQPRAPRPPSQTDTMDPTISGLALQQQQQQQLQHPQVGHGPLGNLGPQGHHMQAMQANRQLNPTALQQLHQQQHQQQQQQQVQMAQLGGARGPFNPSNQMPIPPGWNQLPSGVLQPPPVQGPMGPGWRKAPPQPQMGQRQPSLTSVQTPNHPPPPYPFGSQQAGQVFNTMAQHQLQPQQTGANQFATPQPKGPQGAPGVVVSRAPPPLPLSSAPQGSLAAKSPGSSSSPFQQGSPGTPPMMGQGQLGPRPTTPQGFPQGVGSPGRAVMGQQGNIQPGFMSIPQHGQVPQGGMGGMPKRMPMGFPNAPVNQNFGQGQVTTAGAGGTPQLQNSQSMANSGVQSSASAPNHMQSNPLQGAGMTHHSGMPAQPPGTTSGGSMGQPQQGLQTQMMGVPQSQHQTQVVASTQSQMVQNQTGGQTVLSRPVNTGQRGMTPPKQMMPPQGQGIMQSQNQLVGGQGHQALLLQQQQQQQQQNAMMEHMVASQIQGNKQAFGPKGQPGVMQGQIMRGPSPSIQGNMPQFQSQMGQQQMIPQQHQQQQMAHLQQQQQQLQQQQLQQQQLQLQHQQPQQLQMQQQQQQLQQPHQQMVQQQSQQIPINGNPNQALGMHGPQMRLPGSHHLVQQQLQQKQQQVILQQQHQLGDSNGNADISQQMVPDLQNQQQQQGMLGSSQHLQVGNGNFPGHGMSFNPQFAGQMPMGGPCGQAGGFPVNKDVTLTSPLLVNLLQSDISASQFGPGGKQGTGAGAANQVKPKKKKPPRKKKPKVEEGQQPIDNLSGLDSLPHGMEEVEMQGLGSDQGSGIDSNSKLSEFTNRQGLPGQSGDQRVLQQMPMQFLPPQQQQQMQQMQQQQQLQQQQQQQQQQMQQMQQQQQLQQQQQQQMQQQHQQIQQQQMQQQQMQMQSMQGPQGQAGTSQGPHHVQTQIHSQQSMQMQQQHQPPPQHLQQQLQSQQQQQAQQQQQQAQQQQQHQQQQQQQQQQMMMMLKMQQEAKNRMPLQQGGHMPKGLANTNDPSQRMPVSQPGNMPVMIDLQGHGGVPPSPDKARGMPLMVNPPLTGPARRTPHSEVGQPTPPEETPGNHSMQDRVPLEIGQQSGNGNQPLIPNQGSNTHLMKSVPLSVPHQPGASPQQQSQQVTAMAGSHNIHFSSSPATSQSSRPKTPNRASPRPYHHPLTPTNRPPSTEPSEINLSPERLNASIAGLFPPKINIPLPPRQPNLNRGFDQQGLNPTTLKAIGQAPPNLANLPVNNNTSGNNNGPQSYPSGGGMVSSGGKHDKQSGIGQAKRGSPSNSRRSSPASNRKAATPSPGRQKGAKTSLTSPPHPQQMRVSPQNMMVSPKSVLPTTSASLSSAGPGESQQSLNSQQTIPVIADTVRDGQVVTTQAEQHQAGQLREQTAFKMASPRVSSQEPRRQEPNNLVEQRAEDKQQPRTTPQHDLGSAVSPAFRDAPTSLNQLLDNTGNPSLSVKSQNIPQVGGEPVQKESPHAPPAQENQPNPVVSQSTNIGTTLSSREIDQKPKSASVSSPNTVASSSANLQSVSAVSSVSSNQTVLLSLTSVPNSSVSSNHNLIPISNASQTVLQRPISSAQTPQNQITVFVTSNPISSATNTASVVPPAVVSKVLAVPNKNIRPPDVRQQNPTQMRPQFITGPVYSIFQATTVPSSTNVMSQPVTIVSANIQLTPTQVSTTSPPSAPPSTSMLTNSPAVSIAATQQSRTVIGQLQVQVPASQASPVNVVPSPQQPSPGVPKQEGVSNASGPKSSPVGQTVLHSGKSSPFQQLLASPPACSSPGATAVSRRSPLSTTTMLAKSSPVQTVVSKSTTPSISSSSADDQKERNPVTHIGKSLDVAPTQASCAVTSETVSALQPTATVTVPAAQIASQQSALPPKVSSPKPAPTHSPVPTSTPSSKMPPPASTPGMVHLSSPVATSSPSTSLPADSVSAPTAAPGPPTTTSGSSTATLAQLSGEQQPSTLADTSVPDSAETKEAIIDAPSISVHPEAPQEDQASCAQAGQGVSTAAEQGWAKKRKTPVILAPRDTRATTEKAKGPSRRSSRTDKEPEEEASDNGQRKRAARPGSASSNTGKESNTGASPTQAKRRKSK